In Nicotiana tabacum cultivar K326 chromosome 19, ASM71507v2, whole genome shotgun sequence, one DNA window encodes the following:
- the LOC142173494 gene encoding uncharacterized protein LOC142173494, which yields MTNDVLNAGTEVCEILQANILIEKFSPSWSDYRNQLKHKKKKLTFQELISQIRTEEANRLKDKEAERLKDKMKFLSLNSSKANLVESASTFVKDMFKGKLKKGHVKKQNCFNKSKGQIQKSKGPCYVCGKIGHKAFQCNQRQGQSSKKGGKAQVEANLTESGDAIVVVVVEVNMVANKTDWMLDIGVSRHICANKDLFNDFEESTDRECVYMGDFVGEGYFNKGLFVLNIVEAITSNASTSNSAYIAESIDLWHEANFTKKPSKNVTSRNTELLELVHSDLVDFKNTVSKGGKKCYITFVDDFSRYTKVYLLKFKDEAESIITANDHENDLRRSKRRRIEASFGTNFITTFLTENIDLNLFNYEFVSTYLIEEDPKTYDEAMRGFNQKKGIDYFDTYSLVTKIATIRTRVALATIHNLVIHQMDVKTAFLNGDLEEEIYMTQPEGFVIQGQENKVRKLKKSLYGLKRVPKQWYEKFNSTLVDNEFFVNASDTCVYSKMEGSDCVIIYLYVDDMLIFGPNMDIVNETKNLLSSTFEMKDHGEADNFLGIKIKRTANGFSLSKSHYIKKMLKRFDCFDVAPVRTPYDPSIHLRKNKESSISQT from the exons ATGACTAATGATGTTCTGAACGCAGGCACGGAGGTATGTGAGATTCTTCAAGCTAATATTCTGATTGAAAAGTTTTCACCTTCTTGGAGTGATTACAGAAATCAACTGAAACACAAGAAGAAAAAGTTAACTTTTCAAGAATTGATCAGTCAGATTAGGACTGAGGAAGCAAACCGTCTCAAAGATAAGGAGGCAGAACGACTGAAGGATAAGATGAAATTTCTCTCTCTTAATTCTTCTAAAGCTAACCTTGTGGAATCTGCTAGTACTTTTGTGAAAGACATGTTTAAAGGCAAACTGAAAAAAGGACATGTAAAGAAGCAGAATTGCTTCAATAAATCAAAGGGTCAAATCCAAAAGTCGAAAGGACCTTGCTATGTCTGTGGAAAAATTGGTCACAAGGCTTTCCAATGCAACCAAAGACAAGGACAAAGCTCAAAGAAGGGAGGGAAAGCTCAAGTCGAAGCTAACCTTACTGAAAGTGGTGATGCGATTGTTGTTGTGGTCGTTGAGGTAAATATGGTGGCTAACAAGACTGATTGGATGCTGGACATAGGAGTTTCAAGACACATTTGCGCCAATAAGGATTTGTTCAATGACTTTGAGGAGTCTACTGATAGAGAGTGTGTCTACATGG GAGACTTTGTTGGGGAAGGTTACTTCAATAAAGGTTTATTTGTACTGAACATTGTTGAAGCGATTACTAGTAATGCAAGTACTTCTAATTCTGCTTATATTGCTGAGTCTATTGATTTGTGGCATG AAGCAAATTTTACCAAAAAGCCATCTAAAAACGTAACTAGTAGAAACACAGAATTGCTTGAACTAGTGCATTCAGACTTAGTTGATTTCAAGAACACTGTTAGTAAGGGTGGAAAGAAATGCTACATCACTTTTGTAGATGACTTTTCGAGATATACTAAGGTATATCTTCTTAAGTTTAAGGATGAAGCTGAAAGCAT TATTACTGCTAATGATCATGAAAATGACCTTAGAAGGAGTAAGAGACGTAGAATTGAAGCAAGCTTTGGTACTAACTTTATTACTACTTTCTTGACTGAAAATATTGATCTTAATCTTTTTAATTATGAATTTGTGTCTACCTATTTAATAGAAGAAGACCCTAAGACTTATGATGAAGCAATGAG GGGGTTTAACCAAAAGAAAGGTATTGACTACTTTGATACGTATTCTCTCGTAACTAAAATAGCAACTATTAGAACTCGTGTTGCCTTAGCCACTATCCATAATTTAGtgatacatcaaatggatgttaaaacggcTTTTCTAAATGGTGATTTAGAGGAAGAGATCTATATGActcaacctgagggttttgtgatCCAAGGACAGGAGAATAAAGTACGCAAATTGAAAAAGTCTCTATATGGTCTTAAACGGGTACCTAAGCAATGGTATGAAAAGTTTAATAGCACACTAGTGGATAATGAATTTTTTGTTAATGCATCTGATACTTGTGTTTATTCCAAGATGGAAGGATCGGATTGTGTGATTATATAtctgtatgtggatgacatgttaatcttTGGCCCTAATATGGATATTGTAAATGAGACTAAGAATTTGTTGTCTTCTacatttgaaatgaaagatcatGGAGAAGCAGATAATTTTTTAGGGATTAAAATTAAAAGAACTGCTAATGGTTTTTCATTGTCTAAGTCTCATTATATTAAGAAAATGTTAAAAAGATTTGATTGTTTTGATGTAGCTCCTGTGAGAACCCCTTATGATCCTAGCATACACTTGAGAAAGAATAAAGAATCTAGTATTTCTCAAACTTAA